The genomic interval GGCGCGCGCGACGATTGCAAGAGGTGTGACTGTGCGGCGACAGTTGCTGCGTAAAAGAAATATTCAACGGTGATGCCCATGTACCCGTCGGTTTCATAGGAGAGCAGTGCCGGATCAATTGTTGAGTAGAAAATGCGATCGCATTGCTGTGATGCTGTCAGCCTATGCCTACATAAAGAGAGGGGGGAATCCTTGGCAGAGCTAAGCCAGATTTAAGACTGGCGTATGTTTGCTCAGCAAAAGACGGGTGTGCCGGGTAGAAGCTGGGGAGTGACAGAAGAAACAGACGGGAGAAAAGAAAAATGGCCCAGAATCGCTTCTGAGCCATTTTCTTGAAACTGATGGTGCGGCTGGCAGGAATCGAACCCACGACCCCTTGGTTCGTAGCCAAGTACTCTATCCAGCTGAGCTACAGCCGCCCGAGGCACGCATTATAGCGGCACCTGGCGGAAATGGGAAGAGGCCTGGGGCAGGCGGCTTTGCCCTGGCAGGAACATCGGGTTGGCATCGATGCCGCCTGCGCGTCCAGCCACCCTGCGATTCAGCGTGCCCTCTGCAGTCGAAAGAACAGGAGGTCCGTCGAAACTGCCCCGGCCGCCGCGACGCGACAACGAAAAAAGGCCAGATCTTGCGATCTGGCCTTCGTATTCGTGGTGCGGCTGGCAGGAATCGAACCCACGACCCCTTGGTTCGTAGCCAAGTACTCTATCCAGCTGAGCTACAGCCGCCCGAGGCACGCATTATAGCGAAGTGTGCCGCGCTTGGGAAGCGCTTATTGCATGTCGGAAAATCGCATGGGAAGCGCCGTAAGTCGCGACATGGAAAGGGGCGCGACAAACGAAAAAGGCCAGATCTTGCGATCTGGCCTTCGTATTCGTGGTGCGGCTGGCAGGAATCGAACCCACGACCCCTTGGTTCGTAGCCAAGTACTCTATCCAGCTGAGCTACAGCCGCCCGAAGCACGCATTATAGCGGGGCAGTGCGCAATTGCCAAGCTTTCCATCAGGGCGTGTCCGAAAGGGGCCGGGAAGGCGGCAGGCGGGCACCCCGGATGCGATGAAAAGCGGGCAGGTTCCCGTGCAGACGGGCCGGAAATGAAAAAGGCCAGATCCTGAGATCTGGCCTTTGTATTGGTTGGTGCGGCTGGCAGGAATCGAACCCACGACCCCTTGGTTCGTAGCCAAGTACTCTATCCAGCTGAGCTACAGCCGCCCCGTGAGACGCATTATAGCAGTGGCATGTTATTTGAGGAAGTCTTAATTTATTACAACTCGCAGGCCGGCTCTGGTAGATTGAAGCACTCTGTATTCGATCCAAGAAGACTATGTTGGGGTTCATGAAGCGCGTCCTGTCCCTGCGGGCGCGCCTGTTGCCGGCGGCGGGCCTGGCCGTCCTGTTCGCGGTGTTTGCCAACGACGCGCTTGCCGTGGCGCGCAACCTGCGTTTCGAACGGGTGTCGATCGAAGACGGCCTGTCGCAGGAATCGGTCATGAACATCCTGCAGGACCGCCAGGGCTTCATGTGGTTCGGCACCCAGGCGGGGCTGAACCGCTACGACGGTTACCGCATGACCGTCTACCGCAGCGACCCGCGCGATCCGTCCTCCCTGCCCGACGGCTATGTCAACGCGTCCTTCGAGGACGCCGAGGGCCGCCTCTGGTTCGGCACCAAGGGCGGCCTGGCGCGCTTCGACCCCGCGAGCGGCAAGTTCGTGCGCTACGCGCTGCGCGACGCGCTCGCGCCCCAGGACGGCAACCGCAGCGTCAACGCCATTGCCGCCGACCGCCGGGGCGCACTCTGGCTCGGCACCAGCGAGGGCCTGAAACGTTTCGACCCTGCCACTGGTGCCTTCAGCACACTGCACCGGCTCGATGGCGGCAGCGACGATGTCGTCAGGGCACTCGCCTTCGATGCCCGGGGCACCCTGTGGATCGGCGGCGCCGGCGGGATCGGGCGCCTGGCGCCGGGCGCCACCCGCATCGCATACCTGCCGGCGCCAAGCGACCCGCGCCGCTCCCGCATCCTGGCCCTGTCGATGGGGCCGCGCGATACGCTCTGGGTCGGCAGCGAAGCCGGGCTCGAAGCATGGAACGTCGCCACGCCCCAGCCGGAGCGCCGCGCCGTCACCGCCGCCGAGGGCCTGGGCGAGGTGCGCGTGCTGGCGCTCTACCACGATCCTGGGGGCACGCTCTGGGTTGGCACCGATTTCGACGGCCTCAAGTGGCGCGACCCTGCCAGCGGCCATTTCGTTTCCTACCGCAGCCAGCCGCTCGACCGCACCACGCTGTCGGACAACCAGATCGTGGCGGTGCGCATTGACCGTACCGGCACGCTCTGGGCCGGTACCCGCTTCGGCGGCGTGAACCGCACCGACCTGGCCAGCGGCGGCTTCTCCCACTACAGCTTCCGGCCGGAGAGCGGTTTTCGCAGCGGCTACGAGAAGGCGCGCGACGTCGCCGTGCGCGCCGACGGCAAGCTCTGGCTGGCCACCACCGGCGGCGGCCTGGTGCTGGTCGACCCGGCCAGCGAACGCACCGAACAGCTGCGCCACGTCCCCGGACGCGCCGACAGCCTTCCGGACGACGTCATCCACAGCCTGAGCGTCGCCGAGGGCCGGCTCTGGGTCGGCAGCGCCGGCGCCCTGGCCTGGTCCGGGCTGGCCGGGGGCGCTTCCGCCGGGTCGAGCTGCCCGGGCTGGGCACGGCCACGGTGCAGGGCGTGGTGCGCACGCGCGACGGCGCGCACTGGGTGCTCACGCGGGCCGGGCTGTACCTGCTGGGGCCCGACCTGCGCGTGCGCCGGCACTGGCAGCACGACCCGCGCGACCCGCGCAGCCTGGGCGACAACACCGTGTTCGCGCTGGCCGAAGACCGCGCCGGCATCCTCTGGCTCGGCACCGACAATGGGCTCGACCGTTTCGACCGCGGCGAAGGCGTGTTCACCCATTTCCGCCACGATGAAGCGGACCCGGACAGCATGCGCAACAGCCGCGTCTACGACCTGCTGTACTCCAGCCGCGGCGAACTCTGGCTCGGCACGGCAAGCGGCCTGCACCGCATGGAGGGCGGCGCCAGGCCGGCCTTCCGCTTCATGCCGGTATCGAACGCGCGCGTGGCCACGCCGATCGGCGCGATCCCGGAAGACCTGCAGGGACGCGTATGGGTCAGCACCACCGACGGCATCAGCCGGCTGGAGCCGGGCAGTGGCGTCTTCAAGCACTACACCGCCAAGGACGGGCTGCCGGGCGGCAGCTATTTCGTCGGCTCGGCCGCACGCGGGCCCGATGGCCAGCTGCACTTCGGCGGCGTCAACGGCTTGAGTTCCTTCCTGCCGGATGGCATCCGCGACAACCCTTATCCGCCGCTGGTGCGCATCACCGATTTCCTGGTGGCGAACAAGCCCCACCCGCTGCCCGGCCCGGTCGGCAGCATCGGCCAGATCACGCTGTCGCACCGCGAATCGGCGTTCTCGCTGGAGTTCGCCGGCCTGCATTACGCCGCCCCGGCCAGCAACCGGTATTCCTACCGGCTCGAGGGCTTCGACGAAGCCTGGGTCGACACCGATGCCACCAAGCGCTTCGCCAGCTATACCAACCTCGACCCCGGCAACTACGTGTTCCGTGTCCGTGCCAGCAACAAGGACGGGGTCTGGAGCGAGGCCCCGGCGGCGCTGACGATCACAGTGACGCCGCCCTGGTGGAAGACCTGGTGGTTCCGCCTGCTGGCCACGGCGCTGCTGGCCAGCCTCGGCGTGGCCGCCTACCGGCTGCGCGTGCGCGCGCTGGTGCAGCAGAAGGGCATGCTCGAGCGCCAGGTCGGCGCCCGCACCGCCGAGCTGGTACTGCAGAAGGACGCGGCCGAACGGCGCAAGCGCGAAGCCGAGCAGCTGGGCGAGGCGGCCGACCGGGGACGGCGCAACATCGCCCTGCTGTCCGATATCGGCCGGCGCCTGACCGCCAACCTCGATACCGAGGCCATCATGACCACGCTCTACGAGCACGTCCGGTGCTGATGGACGCTCCGGTATTCGCGGTGGCGGTGGCGCGGCCCGACGGCGAACAGTTCGATTTTCCCTATGCCGTCATCGAGGGCCGCCGCTGCAGCGGTGGCGCGCGCGAACGGCGCGACCCGCGCCAGCTCGCTGGCTGGTGCCTCGACCAGGCACGCGAAGTCTTCATCAACGACCTGGCGCGCGAGTCGGCACGCTACCTGCCGGCGGCCGAGCCGGATGCGGTGGCGGCGGCGACGCTGCCCTGCGACGGCGAACCGTCCCGGCCGGACGCGCTGCCGCGTGCGCTGATGTACGTGCCGGTGACGGTTGGCCAGCGGGTGCTGGGCGTGCTCTGCGTGCAGAGCTTCCGGCCCGCCGCCTACCAGCGCATGCACCTCGACATGCTGCGCACGCTGGCCGCCTATGTCGGCGTGGCGCTGGACAACGCCCAGGCCTATCGCCAGCTGAAGGATGCCCAGGCCCAGCTGGCGGCCCAGGAAAAACTCGCTTCGCTCGGCTCGCTGGTGGCCGGCGTGGCGCACGAACTGAATACCCCGATCGGCAACAGCCTGCTCATGGCCAGCACCCTGCAGGAAAAGACCTGCCACGTGAAGGCAGCTTTCGAGGCCGCCACGCTGCGCCGTTCGGAACTGGCCGGCTACATTGGCGCGGCCGAGGAGGCGTCGGCGCTGATCGTGCGCAGCCTGCATGGCGCCGCCGAGCTGGTGGGAAGCTTCCGCCGGTGTCGGTCGACCAGGCCAGCGCCGCGCGGCGCCGCTTCGACCTGGCCCAGGCCAGCGGCGAAATCACGGCCACCGTCATGAACAAGGTGCGCCTGGGCGGCCACAGCCTGGTGCTCGCGGTGCCCGAGGGGATCGTGATGGACAGCTATCCCGGCCCCCTCGGCCAGGTCATCATCAACTTCGTCAACAACGCGCTGCTGCACGCTTTCGACGAGCCGGGCGGCAGCATGCGCCTTTCGGCCGATCCGATCGACGAGGCCTGGGTGCGCATCGTCTTCGAGGACGACGGCCGCGGCATCGCGCCCGCGCACCTGGCCCGGGTCTTCGATCCCTTCTTCACGACGCGCATGGGGCAGGGCGGGACGGGCCTGGGCCTGAACATCGCCCATACGATTGCCACCACGCTGCTGGGCGGCAGCATCCGTGTCGAAAGCACGCTCGGCGAGGGCACGCGCTTCATCCTGACGCTGCCGCTGGTGGCGGCCGAGGCGCGGCCGGTGGAAGAAGAAGGGCGCCTGCCGGCCCAGCCCGGCTCTTCCTGCCGGCGCCGCGAAACGGCGGCGCCGGTGTTGCACCGATGCCGCGCCGGCCGCCGTCGCGATCGGGTCGGCGCTAAATATTATTGTTAGGAAATTATGGATGTGTCAGCATCCCGTTTTGTTCTTTTGAGAAACGGTGGAACAGGGCATGTCTGAACAGCTTTTGGAAACGAACCCGGGATCCGGGATGCATCCCTTCGGTGAGGCGATCGAGAACACCTCCGGCATGGGCAAGTTCCATGCGTTGCCCGACGGTGTCGCACGGTGGTCGTGGGGCGGTTTCGTCTTCAGCTGGATCTGGGCCGTCTGCAACGGCAACTGGATCGGCCTGCTTGCCTTGTTCCCGGGCATCGGCTTCGTCATGCGCATCGTGCTGGGCGTGAACGGGCGCAAATGGGCATGGCAGAACCGCCGCTGGGACAGCGTCGCGCATTTCAACCGCGTCCAGCGGCGCTGGAGCATCGCGGCCCTCGTCTTCGGCCTTGCCATCCCGGGGATCGGCATCGTGGCGGCGGTTGCCATTCCGATGTACCAGGACAGCCAGTACCGGGCGCCGCTGGCGGCGGCCCATGGCTATGCGAACGAGGCTGCGCAGGCCGTGGGGCGCCATATCGCCGCACACCGCGCCCTGCCGCGCGACCTGGACGAAGCCGGCTTCCGGGCGCCGCTGCCGGCCAGCGTCGACCACCTGGCGATCGACCCGCGCAGTGGGCAGCTGCTGGTGACGGTCAACGTCGGCCGCCTGCGCGGCAAGACCTTTTCCCTGGCCCCGACGCTGGAAGCCGATGGCAGCATCAGCTGGCGCTGCCTGTACGGCGAGATCCCGCGCCGGCAACTGCCGAAGGCGTGCAGTTACAACGTGGCCGATCCGTTCGCCCTGTAAAAAAAACTACCCGACCAGGTTGATCGCCCGCCCGGCCTCCCAGGCCTCGATGTTATCGACCAGCATGTCCGCCAGCGTCTGCATTGCGCCGCCGCTGGCCCAGGCGACGTGTGGGGTGAGGATGAAGTTCGGCAGGCGCAGGCCGAGCAGGGGATTGCCAGGGGCGGGCGGTTCGAGGCTGAGCACATCGAAGCCCGCACCGCCGACGCTGCCCGCCATCAGCGCCGCCGCCAGGGCCGCTTCGTCGACCAGTCCCCCGCGCGCGGTATTGATCAGGAGGGCAGTGCGCTTCATGAGGCCCAGTTCGCGTGCTCCGATGAAGCCCCGCGTTTGCTCGTTCAGGGGCAGGTGCAGGCTCACCACGTCGGCGCTGGCCAGCAGTTCGTCCAGAGGCACCTGCGCGACGCCATCGACATCGATCGGCGAACGCGTCGCGGTACAGACCTCCATGCCGAAGGCCTGGGCGATGCGCGCCACGCGCCGGCCGAGGGCGCCGAAGCCGACGATGCCCAGGCGGCTGCCGGCCAGGTCGCCGATCGGATGGTCCAGCAGGCAGAAGCGGTTCGAATGCTCCCAGCGCCCGGCCTCGACGTCGGCGACATAGGCGCGCAGGTTGCGCCGCAGCGCCAGCATCAGGGTGAAGCAGTGCTCGGGCACGGACGCGAGGGAATAATTGCGGATGTTGACGACCTGGACGCCGCGTTCGCGGCAGGCGGCCAGGTCGACATTGTCGGTACCGGTGGCGGCAATGGCCACCAGGCGCAGGTCGGGCAGGCGCGCCAGCACCTCGGCACGCAGGGGCACCTTGTTGGTGACGGCGATGCTGGCCCCCTGCAGGCGTTCGCGCACCTGGTCGGGGGCGGTGGCCGGGTAATCGCGCCATGCGTGCGCGAAGGCCGGGCGGCGCAAGCGGGCGTTCAGGCTGTCGCGGTCGAGGAAGACGATGCTGTGCATGGCGCGTGAAGTCAGGTTGGATGGCCGATTGTAGGCCATGGCTGGCCAGGACGAAAAAAAGACAGGGCGAACCCTGTCTTCCGGTGCTCGGGGCTTGAGCGGTGGGTCTTATTTGCTTGCTGCGGCGGTGGTGTCCGCCTTGTGTTCCGCGCTGTCGGCCTTGTGTTCGGCCTTGTGTTCCGCGGCGTCGGCCTTGGCTTCGGCCTTTTTCTTGGTGGCTTTCTTCTCTGCCTTGGCCTTGGTCTTCGCGGCGTCCGCTTTCGCGTCGGCGACGTCGGCTTTCGCCTCGGCCTGGGCCTTTTGTACCTTCGCATCCGCCTTCGCAACATCCTTGGCTTCCTGGGCTTCGGCCTTGGCCGCCGGAGTAGTCGCCTGGGTCGCGGCGGTCTGTGCGAATGCCGAGGTGGCGAACAGGCCGGCGATCAGGGTAGCGACGATTTTGCTCATGGTGATCTTTCCTTCAGTAGTGGAAAAAGGGTGGTTCCCCGGGTGAACGCCTGGGCGGGCCGTCCGGTGCTACTGTGCCCTTAACGTGGGCCGCTTCGAAGGCGTTGACGTGCTTTTACATCCGGTTACAAACGGCCCCTCACGCCACCCGGGCCCGACGGTTAGCTGCCGTACAGTCGCGCCGCGCCGTGCGTCCTAGACTGGCCGCACCAGGATTCGCAGGAGCCAGCCATGACCGACGCCCTCAAGCTGTACAAAGAAAAGCGCGACTTCACGATCACCTCGGAGCCCGCGGAGGGCGGCGAGCCGGGCCGCGAGGCGCTGACCTTCGTCATCCAGAAGCACTGGGCCAGCCGCCTGCATTACGACTTCCGCCTCGAACTCGACGGCACCATGAAGAGCTGGGCGGTGCCGAAGGGCCCCAGTTACGACACCCAGGACAAGCGCATGGCCGTACACGTCGAGGACCACCCGATCTCCTACGCCGACTTCGAGGGCACGATCCCCGAAAAGCAGTATGGCGCCGGCAAGGTCATCATCTGGGACAAGGGCACCTGGACGCCGGAAGGGGACCCGCACGAGGGCTACCGCAAGGGCAACCTGAAGTTCGAGCTGAAGGGCCACAAGATGCACGGGCGCTGGGTGCTGGTGCGCATGAAGGGGCATGGCGACGAAAAACAGGAGCCGTGGCTCCTGATCAAGGAAAAGGACGACTATGCGCGTCCGGCCGAGGAATACTCGGTGGTCGAGGAAATGCCGGACAGCGTGAAGTCGTTGCCGATGCCGGGCAGCAGCGAAAAAGTCCCGGCCAAGGCGCGTGCCAGCAAGGCGGGCAGGGCGACGAAGGCAAAAGCCGACGCGGCCGCGGAAGAAGCGGTGGCGGAAGGCGTGGCCGACGAGACCGGCGGTAAAGGCACGAAAGCGGCCAGGAAATCCGCTTCGAAGCCGGCCGCCAAGGCTGCGGCCAGGCGCGGCGCGAAGCCGGCATCGGCCGCGGCGCTTCCCGCCGGCGTCGTCGAGGGCCACGCTGCCCGAGGAATTTGCCCCCGAACTGGCCACCCTGGTCGACAGCCCGCCGGCCAACCCCGAGGAATGGGTGTTCGAGGTCAAGTTCGACGGCTACCGCATGCTCACGCGGATCGAGAACGGCGCCGTGCGCCTGATCACCCGCAACAACAACGACTGGACCGACAAGCTGCGCCCGTTGCAGGAAGAGATCGCGCGCATGGGCATGCCGGACGGCTGGTATGACGGCGAGATCGTCGTCCACGATGCCAACGGCCGCCCGAATTTCGGCATGCTGCAGCTGGCCTTCGACGGCAGCCACGGCGCCGACATCATGTACTTCCTGTTCGACGCGCCCTACCTGGGCGGCTACGACCTGCGCAACGCCGCCCTGGTCGACCGCCGTGCGCTGCTGGAAGCGGCCCTGAAAGGCGCGAAGCGCTCTGAAAAAGTGCGCTTTTCCGACGAATTCGGCACCGATCCGGAAGGCTTGGTAGTCGCCGCCTGCAAGATCGGCCTGGAGGGCGTGATCGGCAAGCGGCGCGATTCGCGCTACGTATCGCGCCGCTCGCCCGAGTGGATCAAACTGAAGTGCGGACTGCGCCAGGAATTCGTCATCTGCGGCTACACCGACCCCAAGGGCTCGCGCACCGGCGTCGGCTCGCTCCTGCTCGGCACCTACGACCAGGAGGGGGTGCTGCGCTATGCCGGCAATGTCGGCAGCGGCTTCAATGCGGAGAGCCTGCGCGAAGTGACCGCGAAGCTGAAAGCGCTCGACACCGACGTCAGCCCTTTCCCTCCGCGCTCGGTCCCGGGCCGCAAGCACCACTGGGTCAAGCCCGAGCTGGTGGCCGAAGTGAGTTTCTCGGAGTGGACCAATACCGGCTCGGTGCGCCACCCGGTATTCCAGGGCCTGCGCAAGGACAAGCCGGCAAAAGGCATCACGCGCGAAGTCGCCAAACCCGTGGAGGAAGTCGAGATGCAGGACAATGCGCAGAACGCGGCCGCGCCCGCGAAAAAAGCCGGCAAAAAGAAAGCAGCACCAGCTGAAGCTGCCGTAGCGGCGCCGGCGGGCAAAGGCGACGAGACCGTCGCCGGGTTGCCCGCCACCCTGAAGGTCACCCACGGCGAGCGCGTCGTCGACGCCAAAAGCGGCGCCACCAAGATGGACCTGGTGCGCTTCTATGCCCAGGTGGGCGCGCTGATGATGCCGCACCTGAAACGGCGCCCGGTGTCCCTGGTGCGAGCGCCCGCCGGCATTGCGGGCGACCTGGTCTTCCAGAAGCACGCCGACATCAAGAAGCTGCCCGGCATGAAGCAGATGGACACGGCGCTCGACCCGGACCATCCGCCGATGCTGGAAGTGGACAACATTGCCGGCATCCTGGCCGCGGCGCAGTGGAACGCGATCGAGTTCCACACCCAGAACGCCACCAGCAAAGCCTACGAGACGCCCGACCGTTTCGTCTTCGACCTCGACCCGGGCGAAAGCGTCGAATGGGCGGCCATGCAGGAAGCCGCGCAGCTGATGCGCGCTTTTCTGGAGGAGCTGGGCCTGCCGGCCTTTCTGAAAACCAGCGGCGGCAAGGGCCTGCACGTGGTGGTGCCGGTCAAGGGCGGGCTCGACTGGGACACCGTGAAGGGCTTTTCCCAGGCGGTGGTGAAGCACCTGTCCTCGACGCTGCCGGACCGCTTCGCCTTCAAGAGCGGCGCCAAGAACCGGGTGGGAAAAATCTTCATTGACTACCTGAGGAACGGCCAGGGCGCCACCACCGTCTGCGCCTGGTCGGTGCGGGCACGGCCCGGCCTGGGTGTGTCGGTGCCGCTGGCATGGGATGAACTGGCCGACCTGAGATCGAGCGACCAGTGGAACGTGATGAACATCGGCGAGCGGATTGAAGTCGGCAACGCGCCCTGGGACGGCTACGACAAGGCGGCCCGGACGCTGACGGCGGCAATGAAGAAGCTGGGCTACAAGCCCTAAGAGCCTATCCCAGTAGTCCGGGGAAAGCTGGTGGCGATGCATGGCAAGCGCGGGCAAGGCGCGAGGAGGCCGCATGGCTGGCCATGCAACGACGAGCAACGCAGCACGCGTTTGTCAGGCGCGCCAGCAGCGACTCCGGACTATCGGGATAGGCTCTAAGTACTCACCCAAAAATAAATGTGTTTTTGGCTTCCAGAACCGGCGCGTTGCTGCGTCGGCTCGCGTCCGCTTGCGGGGCAGTGCTCGCACTGCGGCGCACTCGCCGCCTTGCACCGCATCCGAACCGGCACGTCCGGTTCTGTTTGCCAAAACTCACATTTATTTCCGGTTGAGTACTTAGCTACCGAGCCTCGCGCGCCCCGCAACTGCGCCCGGGGACATCCTCATCGATACTGCCGGGGCGAGCCGCCAGGACAATCCGCTGGCGCGGGCTCAGCGCTGCTTGTTGATGAACCCCGCCACCCGTGTCAGCGCAGCCGGTGCGATGGTCTCGTCGATCGTGGCATATTCGGCGGTGCCACCCGTCTTCGCGGTCTGGAACAGGTGGTTCAGGCCGGGGAGGATGGCGCTGTCCGCGCGGCGGTTGCCGCCTGCGCGCAGGGCCGCCGCAATGCCGGCGATGTTTTCCGTGGCCGGTACCGGTGGTCGAGGCTGCCATTGAGCGCCAGCACCGGCGCGCGCACGGCGCGCCATTCGCGGCCCGGATCGGCACTCAGGACCGTGCGCAGCCGGGGATTGCGTGCTTCCTCCAGGCGCAGCGAACCATGGTGCATGTTGTATTTCTTGAGCAGCGCCTGCGCTTCGGGCTGCGCTTCCTGCAGGCCCTTCAAGACCGCCATGCGCGCATCGGCATCGGCTTCGTCGACGACGATGCGGTAGTAGCTGGCGGCATAGGCGACGATGCGCGCTCGGCTTCTTCAGGCGTGGCGCCGGCGTCGCGGCTCTCGATGCGGTCCTGCAGCAGCATGTTCTGCAGGCCGGGCAGGCCGACGCCCGCCATCGAGACGACGAAACCGACTTCGCGCGGAGCGCGCGCCGCAACCGTGGCGGACAAGCTCGAGCCTTCGGAAAGGCCAATCAGGCCCACTTTCGAGAACTGACCCCTGGCGCGCAGCGCACGTACGGCGGCATGGGCGTCGTCGGCCAGCTTGTCCCGGGTCAGGGTGTTGAAGTC from Massilia sp. Se16.2.3 carries:
- a CDS encoding triple tyrosine motif-containing protein, with product MATPIGAIPEDLQGRVWVSTTDGISRLEPGSGVFKHYTAKDGLPGGSYFVGSAARGPDGQLHFGGVNGLSSFLPDGIRDNPYPPLVRITDFLVANKPHPLPGPVGSIGQITLSHRESAFSLEFAGLHYAAPASNRYSYRLEGFDEAWVDTDATKRFASYTNLDPGNYVFRVRASNKDGVWSEAPAALTITVTPPWWKTWWFRLLATALLASLGVAAYRLRVRALVQQKGMLERQVGARTAELVLQKDAAERRKREAEQLGEAADRGRRNIALLSDIGRRLTANLDTEAIMTTLYEHVRC
- a CDS encoding GAF domain-containing protein — its product is MDAPVFAVAVARPDGEQFDFPYAVIEGRRCSGGARERRDPRQLAGWCLDQAREVFINDLARESARYLPAAEPDAVAAATLPCDGEPSRPDALPRALMYVPVTVGQRVLGVLCVQSFRPAAYQRMHLDMLRTLAAYVGVALDNAQAYRQLKDAQAQLAAQEKLASLGSLVAGVAHELNTPIGNSLLMASTLQEKTCHVKAAFEAATLRRSELAGYIGAAEEASALIVRSLHGAAELVGSFRRCRSTRPAPRGAASTWPRPAAKSRPPS
- a CDS encoding sensor histidine kinase; the encoded protein is MSVDQASAARRRFDLAQASGEITATVMNKVRLGGHSLVLAVPEGIVMDSYPGPLGQVIINFVNNALLHAFDEPGGSMRLSADPIDEAWVRIVFEDDGRGIAPAHLARVFDPFFTTRMGQGGTGLGLNIAHTIATTLLGGSIRVESTLGEGTRFILTLPLVAAEARPVEEEGRLPAQPGSSCRRRETAAPVLHRCRAGRRRDRVGAKYYC
- a CDS encoding pilin gives rise to the protein MHPFGEAIENTSGMGKFHALPDGVARWSWGGFVFSWIWAVCNGNWIGLLALFPGIGFVMRIVLGVNGRKWAWQNRRWDSVAHFNRVQRRWSIAALVFGLAIPGIGIVAAVAIPMYQDSQYRAPLAAAHGYANEAAQAVGRHIAAHRALPRDLDEAGFRAPLPASVDHLAIDPRSGQLLVTVNVGRLRGKTFSLAPTLEADGSISWRCLYGEIPRRQLPKACSYNVADPFAL
- a CDS encoding D-2-hydroxyacid dehydrogenase, with protein sequence MHSIVFLDRDSLNARLRRPAFAHAWRDYPATAPDQVRERLQGASIAVTNKVPLRAEVLARLPDLRLVAIAATGTDNVDLAACRERGVQVVNIRNYSLASVPEHCFTLMLALRRNLRAYVADVEAGRWEHSNRFCLLDHPIGDLAGSRLGIVGFGALGRRVARIAQAFGMEVCTATRSPIDVDGVAQVPLDELLASADVVSLHLPLNEQTRGFIGARELGLMKRTALLINTARGGLVDEAALAAALMAGSVGGAGFDVLSLEPPAPGNPLLGLRLPNFILTPHVAWASGGAMQTLADMLVDNIEAWEAGRAINLVG